The following proteins come from a genomic window of Pseudomonas hygromyciniae:
- a CDS encoding branched-chain amino acid ABC transporter substrate-binding protein: MNKATKQISKLFAAMVLAGVAGHSFAADTIKIGIAGPKTGPVTQYGDMQFMGAKQAIKDINAKGGVDGKMLEAKEYDDACDPKQAVAVANKVVNDGVKFVVGHLCSSSTQPATDIYEDEGVIMITPAATSPEITSRGYKLVFRTIGLDSAQGPAAGNYIADHVKPKVVAVLHDKQQYGEGIASAVKKTLEEKGVKVAVFEGLNAGDKDFSSIIQKLKQANVDFVYYGGYHPELGLILRQSQEKGLKAKFMGPEGVGNDSISQIAQKASEGLLVTLPKSFDADPANKAIVDALKADGKDPSGPFVFPAYSAVEIIAGGIAAAKSEDTAKVAAAIHAGTFKTPTGDLSFDAKGDLKDFKFVVYEWHFGQPKTEVSPQ, from the coding sequence ATGAATAAGGCTACTAAGCAGATTTCCAAACTGTTTGCCGCTATGGTCCTGGCTGGAGTTGCCGGCCATTCGTTCGCAGCTGACACCATCAAGATCGGTATTGCCGGCCCTAAAACCGGCCCTGTGACCCAATACGGCGATATGCAGTTCATGGGCGCCAAGCAAGCCATCAAGGACATCAACGCCAAGGGCGGTGTCGACGGCAAGATGCTCGAAGCCAAGGAATACGACGACGCTTGCGACCCTAAACAAGCCGTTGCCGTAGCCAACAAAGTGGTCAACGACGGCGTCAAGTTCGTAGTCGGCCACCTCTGCTCCAGCTCCACTCAGCCTGCAACCGACATCTACGAAGACGAAGGCGTGATCATGATCACCCCGGCGGCTACCAGCCCGGAAATCACCTCCCGTGGCTACAAGCTGGTCTTCCGTACCATCGGCCTGGACAGCGCCCAGGGCCCAGCGGCCGGCAATTACATCGCCGACCACGTCAAGCCGAAGGTCGTTGCAGTACTGCACGACAAGCAACAATACGGTGAAGGTATCGCGTCTGCCGTGAAGAAGACCCTGGAAGAAAAAGGCGTGAAAGTCGCCGTGTTCGAAGGCCTGAACGCCGGCGACAAAGACTTTTCCTCGATCATCCAGAAGCTCAAGCAAGCCAACGTCGACTTCGTCTACTACGGCGGCTACCACCCAGAACTGGGCCTGATCCTGCGTCAATCCCAGGAAAAAGGCCTGAAAGCCAAGTTCATGGGTCCAGAAGGCGTGGGCAACGACTCCATCTCGCAAATCGCCCAGAAAGCCTCCGAAGGCCTGCTGGTCACCCTGCCCAAATCCTTTGACGCCGATCCTGCCAACAAGGCCATAGTCGACGCGCTCAAGGCTGACGGCAAAGATCCAAGCGGTCCGTTCGTGTTCCCGGCCTACTCGGCAGTTGAAATCATCGCTGGCGGCATCGCTGCTGCTAAAAGCGAAGACACCGCCAAAGTGGCCGCGGCCATCCACGCGGGTACCTTCAAGACCCCGACTGGCGATCTGAGCTTCGACGCCAAGGGCGACCTGAAAGACTTCAAGTTCGTGGTCTACGAATGGCACTTCGGCCAACCAAAAACCGAAGTTTCCCCTCAGTAA
- a CDS encoding DUF2288 domain-containing protein, translating to MTQEPSTLYAKLLGETAEISWKELEPFFAKGALLWVDAGLDLIEAAEGMAEDSRDKVAAWLASGSLGEVSATRALDLVERDPSLWAVVVSPWILIQERASN from the coding sequence ATGACGCAAGAACCTAGCACCCTCTATGCCAAGCTGCTCGGCGAAACCGCGGAAATTTCCTGGAAGGAGCTTGAGCCGTTCTTCGCCAAGGGTGCCCTATTGTGGGTCGACGCAGGCCTGGATTTGATCGAAGCCGCCGAGGGCATGGCCGAGGATAGCCGGGACAAAGTGGCCGCCTGGCTAGCCTCGGGGAGCCTTGGCGAAGTGTCTGCGACGCGGGCATTGGACCTGGTGGAGCGTGATCCGAGCCTGTGGGCGGTGGTGGTTTCGCCGTGGATTCTGATCCAGGAAAGGGCATCGAATTAA
- a CDS encoding high-affinity branched-chain amino acid ABC transporter permease LivM, with product MSRYLKSAFFSALLVWAVAFPVLGLKLSIVGINLEVHGTGPVTLTIIALCSVLMFLRVLFTQQVGALLKSNRGPLVSPKVSQFLTLPRTQRYIIIGLIVAALIWPFFGSRGAVDIATLILIYVLLGLGLNIVVGLAGLLDLGYVGFYAVGAYTYALLSHYLGWSFWICLPLAGMAAATFGFLLGFPVLRLRGDYLAIVTLGFGEIIRLFLRNLTDITGGPNGISSIPKPTFFGLSFDRSAAEGMQTFHEYFGIAYNPVSKVVFLYLVALLLALAALFVINRLLRMPIGRAWEALREDEIACRALGLNPTVIKLSAFTLGAAFAGFAGSFFAARQGLVTPESFTFIESAIILAIVVLGGMGSQLGVILAAIVMILLPELMREFSEYRMLMFGAMMVLMMIWRPQGLLPMQRPHMELRK from the coding sequence ATGAGCAGATATCTTAAATCGGCGTTTTTCAGCGCCTTGCTGGTTTGGGCCGTGGCCTTTCCGGTACTCGGACTGAAGTTGAGCATTGTCGGGATCAACCTTGAAGTACACGGCACCGGGCCAGTGACGCTGACCATCATTGCCCTGTGCTCGGTGCTGATGTTCCTGCGGGTACTGTTCACCCAGCAGGTCGGTGCGCTGCTCAAGTCCAACCGTGGCCCGCTGGTCTCGCCCAAGGTCAGCCAGTTCCTGACCCTGCCGCGTACCCAGCGCTACATCATCATCGGCCTGATCGTGGCCGCGTTGATCTGGCCATTCTTCGGCTCCCGTGGTGCGGTGGATATTGCCACCCTGATCCTGATCTACGTGTTGCTGGGCCTGGGCCTGAACATCGTGGTGGGCTTGGCCGGGCTGCTCGACCTGGGTTACGTGGGCTTCTACGCGGTGGGTGCCTACACCTACGCGCTGCTCTCGCACTACCTGGGCTGGAGCTTCTGGATCTGCCTGCCATTGGCCGGCATGGCGGCGGCGACGTTCGGCTTCCTGCTGGGCTTCCCGGTGTTGCGCCTGCGCGGTGACTACCTGGCCATCGTGACCCTGGGCTTCGGTGAAATCATCCGCCTGTTCCTGCGTAACCTTACGGATATCACCGGTGGTCCCAACGGTATCAGCAGCATTCCCAAGCCAACGTTCTTCGGCTTGTCGTTTGATCGCTCCGCTGCCGAGGGCATGCAGACCTTCCACGAGTACTTCGGGATTGCCTACAACCCGGTGAGCAAGGTGGTGTTCCTGTACCTGGTCGCCCTGTTGCTGGCCCTGGCCGCGCTGTTCGTGATCAACCGCCTGCTGCGCATGCCGATCGGGCGTGCCTGGGAAGCGCTGCGTGAAGACGAAATCGCCTGCCGTGCGCTGGGCCTGAACCCAACCGTCATCAAGCTCTCCGCCTTCACCCTGGGTGCCGCGTTCGCCGGTTTTGCCGGCAGCTTCTTTGCCGCTCGCCAAGGCCTGGTGACGCCTGAGTCGTTTACCTTCATCGAGTCGGCAATCATCCTCGCCATCGTGGTATTGGGTGGCATGGGCTCGCAGTTGGGCGTGATCCTTGCGGCCATCGTGATGATCCTGCTGCCGGAACTGATGCGTGAGTTCAGCGAGTACCGCATGTTGATGTTCGGCGCCATGATGGTGCTGATGATGATCTGGCGCCCTCAAGGCCTGCTGCCCATGCAACGTCCACATATGGAGCTGCGCAAATGA
- a CDS encoding putative bifunctional diguanylate cyclase/phosphodiesterase, with the protein MEWLGLHFFTPLPENGHLLLDCTHNPFLVLLAYLVACAAGFGTLDMAERVGHVDNPTAKRRWRWIGAACLAGGIWSTHFISMLAFQAPIAIHYELFMTFASLLIAMVASLFAMQTLSHTQLRFHQYLIASIWMGLGITLMHYVGMSAMRSEAQMYFSSALFGLSVAIAIGASLAALLLSNYLRNGSGMFHQLLKYGASLVLGAGIISMHFTGMAAMQLLLPTGAVPSLPIDNNPTQLGLSVAVITLLVIGSSISAALADKKLQHKERDLRRVNTLLTELDQARASLQQVAHYDALTGLLNRRGFNQIFAEKLAQKSLAGSMLALIFLDIDHFKRINDSLGHDAGDELLTVLAGHIKSSVRSHNDVVARFGGDEFCILINIHHRDEARHMAQRIMQKMKEPIELAGRRMVMTTSIGISVFPEDGTTSEELLKTADLALYQSKDGGRNSLNFFSSNLKTRASLELQLEEELRNALRNQKELVLHYQPILDLRKGKVTRLEALVRWQHPVHGLLAPDRFIGIAENNGLIAELDNWVLRQACADLSWLTEQGHPDLSMAVNCSALNLARDELADEIEYALRSSGIAASRLELEVTENALMGNISSTLILLRQIRALGVSLSIDDFGTGYSSLSYLKRLPLNTLKIDRSFIQDIPKSTTDMEIVQAIIGMAHTLHLQVITEGVETPQQLELLIKHGCDYVQGYLLSAAVPASEVSALINTLDQHNPLTPLSQAGGKDTSSVVRPIR; encoded by the coding sequence ATGGAATGGCTGGGTCTGCATTTTTTTACCCCCCTTCCCGAGAACGGGCATTTATTACTCGATTGCACCCATAACCCCTTCCTGGTGCTGCTGGCGTATCTGGTTGCCTGCGCTGCGGGCTTCGGCACCCTGGACATGGCTGAACGTGTCGGCCACGTTGACAACCCGACGGCAAAACGCCGCTGGCGCTGGATCGGCGCCGCATGCCTGGCCGGCGGGATCTGGTCGACTCACTTCATCAGCATGCTGGCGTTCCAGGCGCCCATCGCCATCCATTACGAACTATTCATGACCTTTGCTTCATTGCTGATCGCAATGGTCGCCTCGTTGTTCGCCATGCAAACCCTCAGTCATACGCAACTGCGTTTTCATCAGTATCTGATCGCGTCCATCTGGATGGGCCTGGGCATCACCCTGATGCATTACGTGGGCATGTCCGCCATGCGCTCCGAGGCCCAGATGTATTTTTCCAGCGCGCTGTTCGGGTTGTCGGTAGCCATCGCCATCGGCGCCAGCCTGGCGGCCTTGCTGTTATCCAATTACCTGCGCAATGGCAGCGGGATGTTCCACCAACTGCTCAAATACGGCGCCAGCCTGGTACTCGGCGCCGGCATTATCAGCATGCACTTCACCGGTATGGCCGCCATGCAATTGCTGCTGCCCACAGGGGCTGTACCGTCGCTCCCAATCGACAATAACCCGACGCAACTGGGGCTGTCGGTGGCCGTCATCACGTTGCTGGTGATCGGCAGCAGCATCAGCGCAGCCCTGGCCGACAAGAAACTGCAGCACAAGGAACGCGACCTGCGTCGGGTCAATACCTTGCTGACCGAGCTGGACCAGGCGCGCGCATCCCTGCAGCAAGTCGCCCACTATGACGCCTTGACCGGCCTGCTCAATCGCCGGGGCTTCAACCAGATCTTCGCCGAAAAGCTCGCACAGAAATCCCTGGCGGGGAGCATGCTGGCGTTGATTTTCCTCGACATCGACCACTTCAAGCGGATCAACGACAGCCTGGGCCATGACGCCGGCGATGAGCTGCTGACGGTCCTGGCCGGGCATATCAAGAGTTCGGTACGCAGCCACAATGATGTGGTGGCGCGGTTCGGCGGCGATGAGTTCTGCATCCTGATCAATATTCATCATCGCGACGAAGCGCGGCACATGGCCCAGCGCATCATGCAAAAAATGAAAGAGCCCATCGAGCTGGCTGGCCGGCGCATGGTGATGACTACAAGCATCGGTATCAGCGTATTTCCCGAGGACGGGACCACCAGCGAGGAACTGCTGAAAACCGCCGACCTAGCGCTGTATCAGTCCAAGGATGGCGGGCGCAACAGCCTGAACTTCTTCAGCTCCAACCTGAAAACCCGCGCCTCGCTTGAACTTCAGCTGGAAGAGGAACTGCGTAACGCGCTACGCAACCAAAAAGAACTGGTCCTGCACTACCAACCGATCCTCGACCTGCGCAAAGGCAAGGTCACACGGCTCGAAGCCCTGGTGCGCTGGCAACATCCCGTCCATGGGTTGCTGGCGCCCGACCGGTTTATCGGTATTGCCGAAAACAACGGGCTGATCGCCGAACTGGACAACTGGGTACTACGCCAGGCCTGTGCCGACCTGAGCTGGCTGACGGAACAGGGTCACCCAGACCTGAGCATGGCCGTCAACTGCTCGGCCCTGAACCTCGCCCGTGACGAACTGGCGGACGAGATCGAATATGCCCTGCGCAGCAGCGGTATCGCCGCCAGCCGCCTGGAACTGGAAGTGACCGAAAATGCCTTGATGGGCAACATCAGCAGCACCCTGATCCTGCTGCGGCAAATCCGCGCGCTGGGCGTTTCGTTGTCCATCGATGACTTCGGCACCGGTTACTCCTCCCTTTCCTATCTCAAGCGCCTACCCCTCAATACCTTGAAAATCGATCGGTCCTTTATCCAGGACATTCCCAAATCCACCACCGATATGGAGATTGTCCAGGCGATCATCGGCATGGCCCACACCCTGCACCTGCAGGTCATCACCGAAGGGGTGGAAACCCCGCAGCAACTGGAGCTTCTGATCAAGCATGGCTGCGATTATGTGCAGGGTTACCTGCTCAGTGCAGCGGTGCCAGCCAGTGAAGTCAGTGCGTTGATCAACACGCTTGATCAGCACAACCCGCTCACACCGTTAAGCCAGGCAGGCGGCAAGGACACCTCTTCGGTGGTACGTCCAATCCGTTGA
- the livH gene encoding high-affinity branched-chain amino acid ABC transporter permease LivH: MPEIYHFFQQLVNGLTIGSTYALIAIGYTMVYGIIGMINFAHGEVYMIGSYVAFIAIAGLAMMGIHSLPLLMTAAFLASIVVTSAYGYSIERVAYRPLRGSNRLIPLISAIGMSIFLQNTVLLSQDSKDKSIPNLIPGSISFGPGGAEEVLISYMQILVFVVTLVAMLGLTLFISRSRLGRACRACAEDIKMANLLGINTNNIIALTFVIGAALAAVAAVLLSMQYGVINPNAGFLVGLKAFTAAVLGGIGSIPGAMLGGLVLGVAEAFGADIFGDQYKDVVAFGLLVLVLLFRPTGILGRPEVEKV; this comes from the coding sequence ATGCCTGAGATCTATCATTTTTTCCAACAGCTGGTTAATGGCCTGACCATTGGCAGCACCTATGCCTTGATAGCCATTGGCTACACAATGGTTTACGGCATCATTGGAATGATCAACTTCGCCCACGGCGAGGTCTACATGATTGGCTCCTACGTGGCTTTCATCGCCATTGCCGGGCTGGCCATGATGGGTATCCACTCCCTGCCGCTGTTGATGACTGCCGCATTCCTTGCGTCAATCGTCGTAACCAGTGCCTACGGCTACAGTATCGAACGCGTTGCGTACCGCCCCTTGCGTGGCAGCAACCGCCTGATCCCGTTGATTTCCGCCATCGGCATGTCGATTTTCCTGCAGAACACCGTATTGCTGTCCCAGGACTCCAAGGACAAGTCCATTCCCAACCTGATCCCGGGCAGTATTTCCTTCGGGCCGGGCGGCGCAGAAGAAGTCCTGATTTCCTACATGCAGATCCTGGTCTTCGTCGTCACCCTGGTGGCGATGCTCGGCCTGACCCTGTTCATCTCCCGCTCCCGTCTGGGGCGCGCCTGCCGGGCCTGCGCCGAAGACATCAAGATGGCCAACCTGCTGGGCATCAACACCAACAACATCATTGCCCTGACTTTCGTCATCGGTGCTGCACTGGCGGCCGTCGCTGCCGTGTTGCTGAGCATGCAGTATGGCGTGATCAACCCCAATGCCGGCTTCCTGGTGGGCCTCAAAGCCTTTACCGCGGCGGTCCTGGGCGGCATCGGCAGTATTCCGGGCGCCATGCTCGGCGGGCTGGTGCTGGGTGTGGCCGAAGCCTTTGGTGCCGATATCTTCGGTGACCAGTACAAGGACGTGGTGGCATTCGGTCTATTGGTTCTGGTGCTGTTATTCCGGCCGACCGGCATCCTGGGCCGTCCGGAGGTTGAGAAAGTATGA
- a CDS encoding ABC transporter ATP-binding protein, which produces MLQFENVSTFYGKIQALHDVNVEVRQGEIVTLIGANGAGKSTLLMTLCGSPQAHSGSIRYMGEELVGQHSAAIMRKSIAVVPEGRRVFARLTVEENLAMGGFFTDKGDYQEQMDKVLHLFPRLKERFSQRGGTMSGGEQQMLAIGRALMSKPKLLLLDEPSLGLAPIIIQQIFDIIEQLRKDGVTVFLVEQNANQALKIADRAYVLENGRVVMQGSGEQLLTDPKVREAYLGG; this is translated from the coding sequence ATGCTGCAATTCGAAAACGTTTCCACTTTCTACGGCAAGATCCAGGCCCTGCACGACGTCAACGTGGAAGTGCGCCAGGGCGAGATCGTCACCCTGATCGGTGCCAACGGTGCCGGCAAGTCCACCTTGCTGATGACCCTGTGCGGTTCGCCCCAGGCTCACAGCGGCAGCATCCGCTACATGGGTGAGGAACTGGTAGGCCAGCATTCGGCGGCGATCATGCGCAAGAGCATTGCCGTGGTCCCGGAAGGCCGTAGGGTGTTTGCCCGCCTGACCGTGGAAGAGAACCTGGCCATGGGCGGATTCTTTACCGACAAGGGCGACTACCAGGAGCAGATGGACAAGGTGCTGCACCTGTTCCCTCGGCTCAAGGAACGCTTCAGCCAGCGCGGCGGCACCATGTCCGGCGGCGAACAGCAGATGCTCGCCATCGGCCGTGCGCTGATGAGCAAGCCCAAGTTGCTGCTGTTGGACGAACCTTCCCTGGGCCTGGCCCCGATCATCATCCAGCAGATTTTCGACATCATCGAGCAACTGCGCAAGGACGGTGTGACGGTGTTTTTGGTGGAGCAAAACGCCAACCAGGCGTTGAAAATTGCCGACCGTGCCTACGTGCTGGAAAACGGCCGGGTAGTGATGCAGGGCAGCGGCGAGCAACTGCTGACCGACCCGAAAGTGCGCGAGGCATATCTGGGCGGCTAA
- a CDS encoding spinster family MFS transporter translates to MQNSTQAANAWRILFLLFLANLFNFFDRTIPAIIIEPIRMEWHLSDFQLGIIGTAFTIVYAIAGLPLGRLADTGSRSKLMGWGLASWSALTAVNGMVGSFWTFLLVRMGIGIGEASYAPAANSLIGDLFPAHRRARAMGIFMLGLPLGLLLAFFTIGAMVQAFDSWRAPFFIAAVPGLILAVFMFYIKEPKRGAAETVQVSQEKVDRPIRRVLAVPTFLWLVLAGLCFNFATYACNSFLVPMLQRYFLMPLQEAAVATGVIVGVTGLFGLTLGGLVADKIHQRIPNGRLLFAAFSLIISTVCTAWALHAGRIEIGVFVAVFSVGWLFAYNFYTCVYTAIQDVVEPRLRATAMALFFAGLYLLGGGMGPVVVGALSDHFAHAAMYAAGAEQMTEAFKAVGLHDAMYLIPVALFLTMLFLFQASRCFVRDAKRMKDGLGVVAVPGPAVPA, encoded by the coding sequence ATGCAGAACTCGACCCAAGCGGCGAATGCCTGGCGCATTCTGTTCCTGCTGTTCCTGGCCAACCTGTTCAACTTCTTTGATCGCACGATCCCGGCGATCATCATCGAGCCGATCCGCATGGAATGGCACCTCAGTGACTTCCAACTCGGCATCATCGGCACCGCGTTCACCATCGTCTATGCCATTGCCGGCTTGCCTCTGGGGCGCCTGGCCGATACTGGCTCGCGCAGCAAACTGATGGGCTGGGGCCTGGCGAGTTGGAGCGCGCTGACGGCGGTCAACGGTATGGTTGGTAGCTTCTGGACCTTTCTGCTGGTACGCATGGGCATCGGTATTGGTGAGGCCAGTTATGCACCGGCTGCCAACTCGCTGATCGGCGACCTATTCCCGGCCCACCGCCGCGCTCGAGCCATGGGGATTTTCATGCTGGGCCTGCCCTTGGGGCTGTTGCTGGCGTTCTTCACCATCGGCGCGATGGTCCAGGCGTTCGACAGCTGGCGTGCACCGTTCTTTATTGCGGCGGTCCCGGGGCTGATCCTCGCGGTGTTCATGTTCTACATCAAGGAGCCCAAGCGCGGCGCCGCCGAAACCGTGCAAGTCTCTCAAGAGAAAGTTGATCGGCCGATTCGTCGCGTGCTGGCGGTACCGACCTTCCTCTGGTTGGTGCTGGCCGGGCTGTGCTTCAACTTTGCCACCTATGCCTGCAACTCGTTCCTGGTGCCGATGCTGCAACGCTACTTCCTGATGCCGCTGCAAGAAGCTGCGGTGGCAACCGGGGTGATCGTCGGCGTGACGGGCTTGTTTGGCCTGACCTTGGGCGGCCTGGTGGCCGACAAGATTCACCAACGTATCCCCAACGGCCGCCTGCTGTTTGCCGCCTTCAGCCTGATTATCTCCACGGTCTGCACGGCCTGGGCCCTGCATGCGGGGCGCATCGAAATTGGGGTGTTTGTCGCGGTGTTCAGTGTGGGTTGGCTGTTCGCCTATAACTTCTACACCTGTGTGTACACGGCAATCCAGGACGTGGTGGAGCCACGCCTACGCGCTACGGCCATGGCACTGTTCTTTGCCGGCCTGTATCTGCTGGGTGGTGGTATGGGGCCAGTGGTGGTGGGCGCATTGTCTGATCACTTTGCCCATGCGGCGATGTATGCGGCGGGTGCCGAACAAATGACCGAAGCGTTCAAGGCCGTGGGGCTGCATGACGCCATGTACCTGATCCCGGTGGCGTTGTTCCTGACCATGCTGTTTCTGTTCCAGGCTTCGCGGTGTTTTGTGCGCGATGCCAAGCGGATGAAGGATGGGTTGGGAGTGGTGGCGGTGCCTGGTCCGGCGGTTCCTGCTTGA
- the livG gene encoding high-affinity branched-chain amino acid ABC transporter ATP-binding protein LivG: MSREILKVENLSMRFGGLLAVNGVALTVKEKQVVALIGPNGAGKTTVFNCLTGFYKPAGGSILLDGQPIQGLAGHEIARKGVVRTFQNVRLFKDMTAVENLLIAQHRHLNTNFFAGLFKTPGFRKSEREAMEYAAYWLDKVNLTEFANRPAGTLAYGQQRRLEIARCMMTRPRILMLDEPAAGLNPKETEDLKALIGVLREENNATVLLIEHDMKLVMSISDHIVVINQGTPLANGTPEQIRDNPEVIKAYLGEA, from the coding sequence ATGAGCCGCGAGATCCTGAAAGTCGAAAACCTGAGCATGCGCTTCGGCGGCTTGCTGGCGGTCAATGGCGTCGCCCTGACCGTCAAAGAGAAACAAGTGGTTGCGCTGATCGGCCCCAATGGCGCCGGCAAGACCACGGTGTTCAACTGCCTGACCGGCTTCTACAAACCGGCCGGTGGCAGCATCCTGCTGGACGGCCAGCCGATCCAGGGCCTGGCCGGTCACGAGATCGCCCGCAAGGGCGTGGTGCGGACCTTCCAGAACGTGCGGTTGTTCAAGGACATGACCGCAGTGGAAAACCTGCTGATTGCCCAGCACCGTCACCTGAACACCAACTTCTTCGCAGGCCTGTTCAAGACCCCGGGGTTCCGCAAGAGCGAGCGCGAGGCCATGGAGTACGCCGCGTATTGGCTGGACAAGGTCAACCTCACCGAGTTTGCCAACCGTCCGGCCGGCACCCTGGCCTATGGTCAGCAACGCCGCCTGGAAATCGCCCGCTGCATGATGACCCGCCCGCGGATCCTGATGCTCGACGAACCCGCTGCGGGCCTCAACCCCAAGGAAACCGAAGACCTCAAGGCGTTGATCGGTGTGCTGCGTGAAGAAAACAACGCCACCGTGCTGCTGATCGAACACGACATGAAACTGGTCATGAGCATTTCCGACCATATCGTCGTGATCAACCAGGGCACGCCATTGGCCAACGGGACGCCGGAGCAGATCCGCGACAATCCGGAAGTGATCAAAGCCTATTTGGGGGAAGCGTAA
- a CDS encoding YkgJ family cysteine cluster protein has translation MSDASPCLNCGACCSHFRVSFFWGECASSGGTVPDELVVQINPSRVAMIGTDQKPARCVSLEGEVGCGTRCSIYEQRSSVCREFEASWSQGEVNVDCDAARAAFGLAPLEQPPYEYELPISA, from the coding sequence ATGTCCGATGCCAGTCCGTGTCTGAATTGCGGTGCCTGCTGTTCACACTTTCGCGTGTCTTTCTTTTGGGGCGAATGCGCTTCATCAGGCGGCACCGTGCCCGATGAACTGGTGGTACAGATCAACCCCAGCCGAGTGGCGATGATCGGCACCGACCAAAAGCCGGCGCGCTGCGTCAGCCTGGAAGGCGAAGTGGGCTGCGGTACACGCTGCTCGATCTACGAGCAGCGCTCCAGCGTATGCCGGGAGTTCGAGGCGTCATGGAGCCAGGGCGAAGTGAACGTCGATTGCGACGCCGCTCGTGCCGCGTTCGGCCTGGCGCCGCTTGAGCAACCGCCTTACGAGTACGAGTTGCCGATCAGCGCTTAG